Below is a genomic region from Azoarcus sp. KH32C.
CGTTGACGTAGGTGGCGTCGATGTCCTGCAGGCCCTTGAGCAGACGATCGCGCAGCGCACGGATGCGCTCGTTCTCAACCGCCATTTCTTCGCGGGCGATGCGGAAGGCTTCACCCATACCGACGATCTGGTGTGTCGCAAGCGTCCCCGAACGCAGTCCGCGTTCATGCCCGCCACCGTGCATCTGCGCCTCGATCCGCACGCGTGGCTTGCGGCGCACATAAAGCGCACCAATGCCTTTCGGGCCGTAAGTCTTGTGCGCCGAAAACGACATCAGGTCAACCTTCAGCTTCGACAGGTCGATCTCCACCTTGCCGGTGGCCTGCGCCGCATCGACGTGAAACACGATGCCCTTTTCGCGGCAGATTTCGCCGATCTCGGCGATCGGCTGGACCACGCCGATTTCGTTATTCACGAACATCACCGAAACGACGATGGTATCCGGACGCAGCGCCTGCTTGAAAGCTTCCAGGTCGATCAGGCCGTTTTCCTGCACGTCCAGATAGGTCGCCTCGAAGCCTTGGCGTTCGAGTTCGCGTACCGTGTCCAGAACGGCCTTGTGCTCCGTCTTGACCGTGATGATGTGCTTGCCCTTCGACTTGTAGAAGTGTGCCGCACCCTTGATCGCGAGGTTGTTCGACTCGGTCGCGCCCGAAGTCCACACGATTTCCTTGGGGTCCGCATTGACGAGGGCCGCGACCTGCTCGCGCGCGTCCTCGACCGCCTTTTCGGCGTCCCAGCCATACGCGTGCGAGCGGCTCGCCGGGTTGCCGAACCGCTCGGTCAGCCACGGGATCATCGCCTCGGCCACGCGCGGATCGACCGGCGTTGTGGCGGAGTAATCCAGGTAAATCGGAAACTTCAGCATCGTGATCCTCCGTCGTTCTGCAAATTCACTGTTTCATTGTTGGACCGCCATCGCGGCCAAATTACTGAGCTCACTGATCAGCCGCCCCAGGCAGCCGATGAACTGTTCGACATCCTCGACACGCGTGTCACGCCCGAGACTGACGCGGACCGCAGCTCTTGCGAGCTCCGGCTCGACGCCCATCGCGAGCAGCGTATGCGACGGCTCCGGGTTCGCGCTGGAGCAGGCCGAACCGCTGGCACATGCAAATCCGGCGCGATCGAGCTTGGCCACCAAGGTCTCGCCGTCGATGCCATCGACGGCAAAAAAGACGGTATTCGGCAATCGCCGCGCACCTGCGGAAAACACCCGCACATGCCGTTCCGCCAACGCCGCTTCCAGTCGGTCACGGAGTTCCGCGAGACGCAGCATTTCATCTTCCACGCGTGCCGTCGCCAACTCGCACGCGACACCGAAGCCGACGATCGCCGCGACGTTCTCCGTACCGGAACGCAATCCGCGTTCCTGACCACCGCCCGCCACGAGAGGCATCAGTTCGACACGCTTGTCGAGCACCAGAGCTCCGGCTCCCAATGGGCCACCAATCTTGTGCGCCGACAAGGTCATCGCATTGACCCCTAGCGCACGGAAGTCGACCGGAATCTTGCCTAACGCCTGCACGGCATCCGTATGGAACCACGCCGCCGCCGTCCGCGCTTCGCGTGCCAAGCTCGCCACGTCCTGCAGCACGCCCGTCTCGTTGTTCGCCAGCATCACGGAGACCAGCGCCGGCCGCGCGGCCATCACCGCCTGCCAGTCCGACGCCTTGATCACCCCCTGGCGATCGACCGCGATCTCCCGCACCGTCCAGTCCGCCCGCCGCAGTTGCCGCGCCGGTTCGCGCACGCACGGGTGCTCGAGCGCGCTCACCGCGATCATGCCCGGCTTCAACACCGCCGCGGCGCCCTTGATGAACAGATTGTTGGCCTCGGAACCGCCGCTGGTGAAGATCACCTCGGTCGCATGGGCTCCCACTGCTGCCGCAACTCGGGCACGCGCTTCGTCGATCGCCGCCCGGGCTTGTCGCCCATACTCATGCCGACTGGAGGCATTGCCGAACCGGCTGCCGAGCCAAGGCAACATCGCGTCGCGCACGGCTGGGTCAATCGGGCTGGTGGCATTCCAGTCGAGATATACGGGAGCGAACATTCGGGCGTATCCGGCTCGTCGGCGTCAGGCGACCACCGCCTCGCGAACCGCGACCATCGCACGCCGCCGGACATCCTTCAGCACACCCATGTCCGGATCCGCCTTGATCTCGCGCCGCACCAGCGCGCCGAGCGTCACCGAATCCAGATACTCGTACATCCGCTTGTTCAGGTTGGTCCACAGATCATGCGTCAGGCAACGGTGCTCGTCGTGACAGTTCTGCTTGCCGCCGCACAGGGTCGCATCCAGCGGCTCATCGACCGCAACGATGATATCCGCAACGGTGATACGGCTCATGTCGCGCGCGAGGCGATAGCCACCCCCGGGACCGCGAACGCTGGAAACGAGCTTATGACGACGCAACTTGCCGAACAATTGCTCGAGATAGGACAAAGAAATCTTCTGACGTTCGGCGATCCCGGCCAAAGTCACCGGGCCTTCGGTCTGGCGCGATGCCAGATCGATCATTGCAGTCACCGCGAATCGTCCCTTGGTGGTCAGTCTCATGTTGGGGGCCCTCACTTGTCGGAGTTTATCGCCCGGGGAAATACCCGAACGTTTCGCTCGACTATACGGAGCCCGACAAAATTGGTCAACTACTGCGAATACGCTCAATCCACCATCTTGGAGAGCTTCTGCGCATCGAAGGCGTCACACTTTTCGATGGCTTCGTCGACCTTGAATCCCGCCTTCTCGAACCGCTCGATCAGTCCCTGAATACGACGATCGGTTTCCACCGCATGATCGAGGAGTGCATGCAGCGCCTTCGCCATCGGGTCATCCATCTGCTTGGTGACGCCATAGGCGGAGAAGCCCATCTGCTCGGCCTTCTGCTCACGCGCCTGGTCGCGCTCGTTGTCGATAATGCGAGCAGGATTGCCCACCGCGGTCGCGCCTGCAGGAACCGGCTTCACGACCACCGCATTGGAGCCCACGCGTGCGCCGTCGCCGACAGTGAAGCCGCCCAGCACCTTCGCTCCGGCACCTATGACGACGCCCGCTCCGAGCGTGGGGTGGCGCTTGGTTCCGCGATAGAGCGACGTGCCGCCCAGCGTCACGCCCTGGTAGATCGTGCAATCGTCCCCGATCTCGGCCGTCTCGCCGATGACGACGCCCATGCCGTGATCGATGAACACGCGCCGGCCGATCGTCGCGCCCGGATGGATCTCGATGCCGGTCAGGAAGCGACCGATATGGCTCACGAAGCGGCCGATCCAATAGAAGCGGCGTCCCCACGCCGCATGCGCGAGACGATGAAGGAACAGCGCATGAATACCCGGATAGCAGGTCAGGACCTCCCAGGTCGAACGCGCGGCTGGATCGCGTTCGCGTACGCTGGCCAGATCTTCACGCAGACGGCGAAACATGAATGATTAACTCCCGACGACCGAGTCTTTGAAATTATTTTCCGACAATCTTAGTCAACTTTGCGCTCGAACGCAGCAATGATGCCACGGAGGATATTCACCTCCTCCTTTTCGAGCCGGGTACGGCCGAACAACCGCCGCAGCCGCTGCATCAGCCGCTTCGGGTTGGCCGGATCGTAGAAACCACTGCGAACCATCGCGTCTTCGAGATGCCCGTAGAAACCCTCGACCTCGTCGAAACTGGCGAGATTCGAAGCGGTGTTGACAAGGGGCGGCGGCGTGATAGCCGCCATCCGCAGTTCATAGCAGAGCAGTTGCACGGCGGCACCGAGATTGAGCGACGAATAACCCGGATTCGCCGGAATCGACACAGGCATCGAGCAACGCTCCACCTCTTCGTTCGTCAGCCCGGTCGCCTCGGTGCCGAACACGAGCGCCACATCTCCCCCGTCCACGTGAGCAAGGAGTTCGATCGCGCCTTCTCGCGCCGAGCGTGGGGCAACCGAGCGTTCGCGCCGCCGAGCCGTCACCGCCGCGGCAAGGATCGTCCCCTGCAGCGCCTCGTCGAGGCTGCCGACAACCACCGCGGCGTCCAGGATGTCGTCAGCGCCGGATGCCCGCGCAACCGCGACGGGATCGGGAAAGGACGCCGGCTCGATGAGATACAGGCGACTCAGTCCCATCGTCTTCATGGCGCGGGCGGCGGCGCCGATATTCCCGGGATGGCTGGTACGGGTAAGTACGATACGGATACGGTCAAGCGCGCCAACGGCGTTCATATAGTAGAATGCTGTGTTTTATTTGAAGTTTTCATGAGCGGCCAGCCCACCGGGGTTGCGGCCGCCAGCGAGACCGACGCGCATGCATCCCACCCTGAACATTGCAGTGAAAGCCGCCCGCCGCGCGGGTAACATCATCAACCGGGCCTCGTTGCAGCTGGACCAGCTTGCCGTCCAAACCAAGTCGCCGAACGATTTCGTCACCGAAATCGACCAGGCCGCGGAAGCCGCCATCATCGAGGTTCTGCGCGAAGCCTATCCGGATCACGGCATTCTAGCAGAGGAGTCCGGCCAGTCCGGCGACTCCGAATACCAATGGATCATCGACCCGCTCGACGGCACCACTAATTTTATCCACGGCTTTCCGCAGTATGCGATTTCGATCGCGCTGGCGAAGAAAGACGTGATCGAGCAGGCCGTCATCTTCGACCCGACCCGCAACGAACTCTTCACCGCCACGAAGGGGCGCGGTGCGTTCCTGAACGACCGCCGCATCCGCGTCTCGAAGCGCACGCGCCTCAATGAATCCCTCATCGGTACGGGCTTTCCCTTCCGCGAGTTCGACAACGTCGACATGTACCTTGCGATGTTCAAGGACCTGACGCAGAAGACCGCAGGCATCCGCCGTCCCGGCGCGGCATCGCTCGATCTCGCCTACGTCGCCTGCGGCCGCGTGGACGGCTTCTGGGAACTGGGCCTTCAGCCTTGGGACATGGCCGCGGGCGTTCTCCTGGTGCAGGAAGCCGGCGGTCTCGTCAGCGACCTGGCCGGCGAAGGCGCCTACCTCGAAACCGGCAACGTCGTCGCCGGCACCCCCAAGGTTTTCGGCCAACTGCTCCCGATTATCCAGTCCCACCGCACGGCTAACATCCGCGCCTGATCATCGCCAGATAGTAGCCGGCCTCGCCCGGCTGCGCCTCGCTGCGACGCCAAGCTCTACGGTCCGTCCGCACTTCCACAGTCCTTCAACACCCGAATCAAAATTCGGCCATCCCTCCGCCTACCCCCTTGAACAAGGGAGTAGGCTTCGCCAATTCCCTCCATCGAATCGAGCATCGCGGACACGAATTGGGTAGGATGATGTGTTCTGCGACGCCGAATGCCCACTTCGCGCGTCCCCCAACGTCTTCTGCATCCCGGCCTTCCCCATGACCCAGACCATCGACTCCTTCGAGCAGCTCGGCCTCAGCGCCCCCATTCTCGAGGCGCTTGCCGGCATCGGCTACGAGACCCCTTCGCCGATCCAGGCCGCCTGTATCCCGCACCTGATGGACGGACACGACATTCTCGGCGAAGCTCAGACGGGCACCGGCAAGACGGCGGCCTTCGCGCTACCCCTGCTCGATCGTCTCGACCTCTCGCTCAAACGCCCGCAGGTGCTCGTCCTGACGCCTACGCGCGAACTCGCCATCCAGGTCGCCGAAGCCTTCCAACGCTATGCGCGGCACCTACCCGGCTTCCACGTGCTACCGATCTACGGCGGTCAAAGCATGGTCGTCCAGCTGCGCCAGCTCGACCGCGGTGCACATGTCGTAGTCGGCACGCCCGGTCGGGTCATGGACCACCTCGAACGCCGCAGCCTGAACCTCGACGGCCTGAAGACGCTCGTGCTCGACGAAGCGGACGAGATGCTGCGCATGGGCTTCATCGACGACGTCGAATGGATCCTCGAACACGTCCCGACGGAACGGCAGACCGCATTGTTCTCCGCGACGATGCCGGACCCAATCCGGCGTGTGGCGCACCGCTATCTGCGTGATCCGCGCGAAGTCAAGATCCGCTCAAGCACCACGACAGTCGCGACGATTCGCCAGCGCTTCTGCCAGATCGGCATCGCCCACAAGCTCGACGCCCTGACGCGCATCCTGGAAGTCGAGGAAGACCTCGACGCCGCAATCATCTTCGCGCGCACCAAGACTGCGACCGTCGAGCTCGCCGACAAGCTCGAGGCCCGCGGCTATTCGGCCGCCGCGCTGAACGGCGACATGACCCAGCAGCTGCGCGAACGCGTGATCGAACAGCTCAAGGGCGGCGCACTCGACATCGTCGTCGCGACCGACGTGGCCGCGCGGGGGCTCGACGTGCCGCGCATCAGCCACGTCATCAACTACGACATCCCGTACGACACGGAAGCCTACGTTCACCGCATCGGCCGGACCGGCCGCGCCGGACGCACCGGCAGCGCCATCCTTTTCGTCACCCCGCGCGAAATGCGCATGCTCAAGGTGATCGAACGCGCGACGCGCCAACCGATCGAGCCCCTGCAACTGCCGACACGCGAAGCCGTCGCGGACAAGCGCGTTGCCGCCTTCCGGCAACAGGTCGCGCAGGTCCTGCAGTCCGAAGACCTGGATTTCTTCGAGGAGGTCGTGGCCGGCATCGAGGCCGAACAGGAGGCTGAAGTGCATGCCATCGCCGCAGCCCTCGCCTTCCTCGCGCAAAAGGAACGCCCGCTGCAATTGCCGATGGGCTCCGGCCCGGATATCGCCCAACTGAACGCACCGCGACGCGAACGCGAACCGCGCGAGAATCGCGACGAAATTCTGGAACGGCGACGGGCGGCGTCCGACGGCCGGCTGCAGCGCTACCGCATCGAGGTGGGCCGCAACCAGATGGCGACGCCCAAGGACATCGTCGGCGCGATCGCCAACGAAGCCGGGATCGAAAGCCGCTTCATCGGCCAGATCAACTTGTACGAAGACTACAGCACGGTCGAACTGCCGGCCGACCTGCCGCAGGACGTGCTGGAAATCCTGCGTCGAGTACGCGTACGCCAGCGCCAGCTCGAGATCAGCCGCTTCGAAGGCGACGCCCCGCCCCCGCGTCGGCCGACGCGCCCGCGCAACCAGGACTTCGATTCGCGCAAGCCAAGCGGCGAAAACCGCTTCGGCGAACGCAAGCCATGGGCCGGCGGCAAACCCGGAGCGGGCAAACCCGCTCACCAGGAACGCGGCCACGACAAGCCCTGGGCAGGGAAACCCGCCAAGAAAAAGGGACCGCGAGAGCACTGAATGGCCGCGAAGGGATTCCGCCAAAGCAAGTTCACGAAACCGGTTGACGGAATGAAATTAGAATCTATAATAGCGGCTCTTTCAGCGGGAATAGCTCAGTTGGTAGAGCGCAACCTTGCCAAGGTTGAGGTCGCGAGTTCGAGACTCGTTTCCCGCTCCAGAATTCTCGGAGAGGCTCCGTCAGGTCTCTCCAACCGAAAGATGGCGCGATAGCAAAGCGGTTATGCACCGGATTGCAAATCCGTGTAGGTCGGTTCGACTCCGGCTCGCGCCTCCAGAAGTATTTGCGGGAATAGCTCAGTTGGTAGAGCGCAACCTTGCCAAGGTTGAGGTCGCGAGTTCGAGACTCGTTTCCCGCTCCAGAAATTGACAAAGGGAAGGTGCCGATGCACCTTCCCTTTTGTTTTTTCAGGACCTGCCTGCATGCTCCGGCCGCTCACACTTCAGCCCTCGGATAGCGCCCCCTTAACACTCCCTCGCGATGCCGTCGTACCTGATTACGGTGACGGCGGCCTATACGGTCTCGTGGCGAGCTTTCGCGCCTACCTCCAGGGACTCGCGAGGTCGCCTCCGTCGAGGGACTTCCGAGTGGCCGCGCGAAACGAGGACGCAAACCGGTCCTTGGTCTTTCTTCTCGTCGACGGTCTCGGCGATACCTTCCTGCAACGTTTCGGCGCAGGAAGCACCTTGCTCGCACACCGGACCGGGCGCCTGACCTCGGTATTTCCCAGCACGACCGCCAGTGCCGTCACGACGACGTTGACCGGCCTGGCCCCGGCAACACACGGCCTGACAGGATGGTTCATCCGCGATCGTCGCTTCGGCGGCGTCCTTGCCCCGCTGCCGATGCTCGTGCGCGGCAACGGCGCAGTCGAAGGACTGCTCGCATCGCAACGGCTGTTTCCGTACCAGACGCTTTTCCAGCACCGCACTCGTCCCGCGACCCTGATCTACCCGCATTACCTTGCCGGATCCGCGTTCACGCGACGTCACAGCCGAGGCGCCCACGTTGTCCCCTATCAGGGCCTCGAAGGCATGGTCGATGCGATCGTGGACGAGTTGCAGTCCTTCCGCCCGCAGAGCGGCTACGTCCACGCCTACTACCCGGCATTCGACGCGCTAAGCCACACTCACGGCTGCGAATCCAGCGAGGTCATCGCACGCTTTCAGCGCATCGATGCATCCTTCACCCGCCTGCTCGAGCGATTGCAGGGCTGCAACTGCGACATCGTGGTGAGCGCCGACCATGGCTTCATCGATTCCCCGCAACAGCAACAAATCCGCCTCGAAGACTATCCGGACGCTAAGAGGCTCCTGGACACCCCGCTATTCGGTGAGCGACGCGCCGCATTCTTCGGTCTGCGCCCCGGCGCCGAAAGGGATTTCCAGGCATTTTCCGATGAGGTGCTGCGCGGCAAAGCCGTATTGCTGTCTTCGGAAAGCCTGCGAAAAAACAACTTGCTTGGACCCGGAAAGCCTCACCGCAAACTGTCCGAACGCACCGGGACACATGCGCTCCTGATGGAATCGGGATGGACGATCCTGGATCGGCTGCCGGACGAAACCGAGCATGAGATGCTCGGCGTCCACGGCGGCCTCTCACCCCAGGAAATGTGGATACCTCTGATCTGCGCCCGCTGCTAGCCTGGATGGCAACTCACGCCAGGAGCGATCAGTGCAGGCCTTCGTCCGAAGGAAGCGGCAGCACCATGATGCCTTCCTCGATCAGTTCCCTGACCTCGCTCCCCGAAGCCTGCCCCTTGATGTTGCGCGCCTCGCTCTCCCCATGATGGATGCGCCGGGCCTCGTCAGGAAAACGCTCGCCCACATCTTCGGATTCGCGACCGATTCGTCTCATCATCGCCAACACCGTCGCTACCGCATCCGGATTCAAGGGCGGCGCAGCCTCCCCTCGATGCTCCGGCGCAGCCGCTGCCTTCGGCTCGGCGCGAGCCACGGCACCGGTATTGACGTAGGGAGCACTGGGACGTCTGGAAATGACAGCGGACCCGCAGACCGGGCACGTAATCTGACCGGTCTCCCGCTGCGATTCGAAGGCATCGGCCGAACCGAACCATCCCTCGAACTGATGTTCGCGATCACAACTCAGATTGAGAACGATCACTTTGAATCCTTCACCACGATGCTGCCAATAGCCGCGCCATGCGACGGCTGGTGCCGGGAACGGGACTCGAACCCGTAAGCCTGACGGCGGCAGATTTTAAGTCTGCTGTGTCTACCAATTTCACCACCCCGGCAGCTGCAGGGCCCGGCATTCTACTCCGGCGCCCCTGATCTGCCCAGCATCAACGAACGCGATCGGCGCCCTGCTTCCCCGGATCCTCACCGGCCAGATGCGGCATTGCCCGATGGAGGTAATAACCCATGGACCATAATGTGAGGGCGGCAGCAATATAAACAAGGATGCTCCCGATCGGCCGCGTGTCGATCGAAAGAATCGGCGCGTTGAACAGGAGCAACGGGATAGCCATCATCTGCGCGGCGGTCTTGAGCTTCCCGACGAATGCAACGGCAACGCCGGCCGAGGCGCCCAGTCTGGCCATCCATTCACGTAAGGCCGAAATGGTGATCTCGCGTCCGATGATCACAACCGCGATGCTCGCATCGACGCGATCCAGTTGCACCAACAGAATCAGCGCCGCCGCGACCATGAGTTTGTCCGCAACGGGATCGAGAAACGCGCCGAAGGCTGACGTCTGGTTCAGCGCGCGGGCGAGATAGCCGTCGAACCAGTCCGTAACGGCTGCGATGATGAATATGAGCGTCGCACACAGATTCTTGCCCTGCTCGTCAATCCAACCGTTCGGAAAATAGAAGACCCCCACGAACAGCGGTATCAGAGCGATGCGCGCCCAGGTAAGCGAGTTTGGAATGTTCAGTAGCATCAATCGGGGGCTGCAGGGCCTGTTGGAGCGCTTCAATGAAGCGCCGAGTATATCTGTTCGGCAAGCTTGCGGCTGATACCGTCAACCCTGCACAAATCTTCGACGGTTGCCGCTCGCACTCCGTCGAGTCCGCCGAAGCTCGCCAAGAGGTTGCGTCGGCGTGCCGCCCCCACTCCTGGAATATCCTCGAGGCGCGAACCGATGCGTGCTTTGGCACGTCGCGCGCGATGTCCCGTGATCGCGAACCGGTGGGATTCGTCACGAATTTCCTGGACCAGATGCAAGGCCGGATGATCGTTTCCCAGACTCAACCCCTCTCTACCATCGGGGAAAATGAGTGTCTCGAGTCCCGGCTTCCGCCCTTCCCCCTTCGCCACGCCGACCATCGCAACGGAATCGAGCCCCACCTCGCGCAACACTTCCAGCGCAGCGCCGACCTGCCCCTTGCCTCCGTCGATCAGAATCAGGTCGGGACGAACTCCCTCGCCTGCCGCCACCTTCCCGTAGCGACGCTCCAGGACCTGGCGCATCGCCGCGAAATCGTCGCCGCCGGTAATGCCCGTGATGTTGTAACGCCGATATTCGCCATTCTTCATGGCGCCATCGACACACACCACGCAGGACGCGACAGTCGCCTCACCCATTGTGTGCGAAATATCGAAGCATTCGATGCGGCTTGGCGGCTCGGGAAGATCAAGCGCATCACGCAGGGCTTCGAGCCGCGCCTCCGCCCGATCGGAATCGCGAAGCCGGGACTGGATGGCCAGCTTGGCATTGTTCTCGGCCATTTCCATCCAGGCCTTCTCGGCCGCAAGTCGAGGATGGATCAACGCCCCGGGACGCTCGCAGACGTCCGCCATGACCAGCTTTGCCGCGTCCAGCGGCACATTCAGGATCACGCGGGCCGGCATCGGCTGATCACGGTAGTGCTGTTCAAGGAACGCGAGGACCGCGTCGAGCGCACCGCACCCCGCAGCCGTCGTCGGAAACTGCGGACGATCACCGAGATGGCGCCCGCCGCGGACCATGGCAAGATTCACGCACGTCAGGCCGTCTTGCTCGACTGCCGCGACGATGTCGACGTCCTCGTCCTTGCGGCTGTCGACATACTGCCGCTGCAAGACAGCCTGCAGCACACGCACTTGATCCCGGCAGGCCGCCGCTTCCTCGAACGCAAGCCGCTCGGCCGCCGAATGCATGCGCTCGGTGAGATCGTCGATCACCTCCGACGCGCGCCCGTCGAGAAACCGTGCCGCCAGGCGCACGTCTGCCGCATAGGCCTCGTCGTCGATCAATCCGACACATGGGGCCGTACAACGCTTGATCTGGTGCAAGAGACATGGGCGGGAACGGTTCTGGAAGACCGAGTTTTCGCACGTTCTCAGCTTGAAGGTCTTCTGCAGAAGGTTGATGCTCTCGCGCGCCGCCCACGCGTTGGGGAAGGGTCCGAAATAGCGTGCGCCTTTGGCAAAGGCGCCCCTGTGGTACGCGAGGCGTGGAAAGGCGTCGGCGGAAAGCTCGATATAAGGATAGGACTTGTCGTCGCGAAAAAGGATGTTGTATCGCGGCGCGAGACTCTTGATCAGGTTGTTCTCAAGAATCAGCGCTTCGGCTTCCGATCGCGTCGCCGTGATGTCGACCCGTTCGATCTGCGACACCATCATCGCGATGCGGGGACTCGACTGAGTGCGCAGGAAGTAGCTCGAGACGCGCCGCTTCAGGTTCTTCGCCTTGCCGACGTAGAGGACGCGA
It encodes:
- the uvrC gene encoding excinuclease ABC subunit UvrC encodes the protein MPHTSQGFDAKAFLKTVPEEPGVYRMIGAEDRVLYVGKAKNLKRRVSSYFLRTQSSPRIAMMVSQIERVDITATRSEAEALILENNLIKSLAPRYNILFRDDKSYPYIELSADAFPRLAYHRGAFAKGARYFGPFPNAWAARESINLLQKTFKLRTCENSVFQNRSRPCLLHQIKRCTAPCVGLIDDEAYAADVRLAARFLDGRASEVIDDLTERMHSAAERLAFEEAAACRDQVRVLQAVLQRQYVDSRKDEDVDIVAAVEQDGLTCVNLAMVRGGRHLGDRPQFPTTAAGCGALDAVLAFLEQHYRDQPMPARVILNVPLDAAKLVMADVCERPGALIHPRLAAEKAWMEMAENNAKLAIQSRLRDSDRAEARLEALRDALDLPEPPSRIECFDISHTMGEATVASCVVCVDGAMKNGEYRRYNITGITGGDDFAAMRQVLERRYGKVAAGEGVRPDLILIDGGKGQVGAALEVLREVGLDSVAMVGVAKGEGRKPGLETLIFPDGREGLSLGNDHPALHLVQEIRDESHRFAITGHRARRAKARIGSRLEDIPGVGAARRRNLLASFGGLDGVRAATVEDLCRVDGISRKLAEQIYSALH